The following are encoded in a window of Bacillota bacterium genomic DNA:
- a CDS encoding ECF transporter S component, with translation MNSQNKKHFTTRDLVVIGLFAAICYVVLYFRVPIPSPVGKPFLHFGNMVVIIAALLFGGVQGGLAGAVG, from the coding sequence ATGAATTCACAAAACAAAAAACACTTTACCACTAGGGACTTAGTTGTAATAGGTCTGTTTGCAGCTATATGTTATGTGGTATTATATTTCAGGGTGCCGATACCGTCACCGGTCGGAAAACCGTTTCTGCACTTTGGGAATATGGTGGTTATAATTGCCGCTCTGCTTTTCGGCGGGGTTCAAGGCGGGCTTGCCGGTGCGGTAGG